The Streptomyces sp. NBC_00569 genomic sequence GCCCGCTGGCGCTGCTCGGCCATCAGATCCGTTACGAGCAGCTGTCGTTCTGGCGCAACCCGCAGTCGATGGTGTTCACGTTCGTGCTGCCGATCGTCATCATCGCGATCTTCGGCGCGGTGTTCAGCGGCAGCGCCGACGACAAGTTCTTCTTCGGCCTGTCCGGCATGCAGTACTACACGCCGACGATCGCCGCGGTGTCCGTACTGGGCGCCTGTTACGGGCAGTTGGCGATCGTCCTCGCGATGCGGCGGCAGACCGGGGTGCTCAAGCGGCTGCACGCGACGCCGCTGCCGGCCTGGGTCTACTTCACGGGCCTGCTCGTGCACTGCATCGTCGTGAGCGTCGTCGACGTCGCGCTCGTCATCGGTATCGGCTCGCTGTACGACGTGCCTCTGCCGACGCACTGGGGCGCGATCATGCTCACCCTCGTGCTCGGCGCGGCGAGCTTCTGCGCGCTGGGCGTGGGTGTCGCCTCGCTCATCAAGAACTCGGAGGCGGCACCCGCCGTGGTGCAGTTCATCCAGTTCCCCCTGGTGTTCATCTCGGGCAGCTACTTCCCGATCCACTCCGAGGTCCTCAACAACATCGCCGGGCTGCTCCCGGTGAAGCCGTTCAACGACGCGATGCTGGCGCCGTTCGCGCAGAACTCCGGCTACCAGTGGCGCGACCTCGCCGTTCTCGCGGCCTGGGGTGTCGTCGGCGCCCTGATCGCGGTGCGCAGCTTCCGCTGGGACCCGCGGCCGGAGTAGACCACGCGCCGTACCCCGCGCACTTCTTGGGGGCCTCCTCGGAGGCCCCCTCGGCACCTCGCCCCACCCCCCCATCCCGAAGGGAACCCCCTCGCATGTCGCTCACCGAACCGCACACGCGCCCCGGGCCGGCCGACCTCGCCGGTGCCTGGACCCTCGAACCCTCCGCCAGTTCCGTCGAGTTCACCGGCCGGCACTTTCTCCTCCTCCCGGTGACCGGGTCGATGCCGGTGCGCTCCGGCGCCGCGGAACTCGACGGGGAGGGCCGGCTCGGGCACCTCGACGTCGCGCTCGACGCGGCCGGCTTCACGACCGGGAACCCGCGCCGGGACGACGCCGTCCGCGGCCCCGCCTTCCTCGACACGCAGCACCACCCGCTCCTGCGCTTCGACGGTGAGACCCTCGCCACGGGCGAGCCCTGGACCGTCTCCGGCCTGCTGTCCGTCAAGGGCCGCGCGGTGCCGCTGGTCCTCACGGTCGACGAGGTCGTCCCGGAGGGCGCCAGCACGGTCGTGCGCGCGTCGGCGACGGTCGACCGGCACGCGTGCGGCGTGAGCGCGATGCGGGCGATGGTGGGTCCCCGGCTGCGGCTGCGGGTGACGGCGGTGTTCGTACGCGCCTGATCCGCGTGCGGCACAACACGAAGGCCCGGCCGGTGCTCTACCGGCCGGGCCTCGTCGTGCGCGCTCCCGGGTCAGGCGAGGGCGCCCTCCGTGACCGGGAAGACATGCGCCAGCCAGGCGTAGTTGCGCAGCTCCTCCAGGAGGCTCAGGCCCAGGCGGTTGTGGAGCATGTGGGCGTGTGAGAAGAGGATCATTCCGGGGTGGGTCGGGGACTTCTCCCGGATGTCGCCGGTGAGGGCGGCGAGCCTGTCGTGCCAGTGGGCGAACGGGCCGTGGGCGAGCGGGTCCACGGGCTTGGCGCCGGCGTCCCGGGTGATCGTGGTCAGCGAGTCGAGGAGCTCGTCCGGGTAGCCGGCCTCCCCGGCCCAGGCCCGCCAGGCGCCGAGGCCGTGCGCGTAGAAGTAGCCGCGTTCGGCGGTGTCACCGAGGGCTGCGGCGGCGGCCATGGTGCCGCGCAGGGCGAGCAGGGATCGCTGCGCCTGCGCGGGAGCCTTCGGTGCGAGGCGCAGGACGAGCTCGCTGGAGAGCCGGAACAGGTCCTCGGTGGCGGGCATCAGGGCGGGGCCGCCGTAGCGGTCGAACTCGGGGTCGTAGTCGGCGCGGTGGACGCCGGGCGCCAGCATGGCCCGTACGTGCCGGTCGTCGCCCTGCTCGCCCGCGGAGGCGAGCGCTCCCGCGCCTTCGAGGTAGGCGTCGGGGTCGAGCGGCTCCTCGCCGGGCCCGAGCGTTCCGGCATCGGCGAGCCGGACGCGCAGCTGCTCCTCGACACGGTCGTACGCATCCGGGTCCACGTCCCTGATCCGCAGCCGCAGATGGGGTCCTGCCTGCCAGTAGCGGATGAAGAACCAGGGTGTGCCGGGGGCGAGTTCGCCGATCGTGGGGCCGATCACGTCGGTCAGGACGCGGTCGTGCGCGGACCGGGCGGTGGTGGCGAGGTGGAGGTGCCACGAGCTCCATGTCATGAGGTCTCCCTGAGTGGTCGGGGTGCGGGCGGTCACAGCCGCAGGTCCAGAAGCGCGCCGCCCGAGTCCTGCGGGGCGCCGACGACGACGGAGAGGACGATCGTCTCGTCCGGATCGAGGCCGAGGACGCGCTGCGTGGGGATCTCCTTGAACGCGCGGACGGGCCGCGCGAAGAGGCCTGAGGCCGCCGCCGAGAGGCACAGGCCGTGGGCGGCCCAGCCGACGGCGTGCTGTGCGGCGCCCCACCCGGCCGGCCCCGAGCGGGCGAACAGGTCGCGGGGGCGCACGGAGAAGAACACGGTCATGGGCGCGTGCCGGATGCGGCAGCCGTTGACGGGCGAGACGCCGTACCCGTAGTGCTCCTCCAGGCGGGCGGGCGCTTCCGGGTCGGCGCGCAGCAGGCGGGCGCCGCCCGGGACCGCGCGGTGGACCCCGTCCTCGTGGCCGTCGACGCCCTGGACGACGGCGGTGACGTTCACCGCGTCGAAGGCCGCCGCGAGGTCGGGTCCCGGGGGCGGGACGGCGAGCCACCGCAGTACGCTGTCGAACGCCTCGGCGGGGAGCCGGGCGCGGCGGCCGCTCATGCCGTGCAGGGCGCGGGGCATGCGCCCGGAGTGCCGCTGCCACAGCAGCTCCGCCCAGTTCGGGACAGTGCGCGAGAGGGG encodes the following:
- a CDS encoding ABC transporter permease; its protein translation is MTTLTPTTAAGAGRTARTERSPLALLGHQIRYEQLSFWRNPQSMVFTFVLPIVIIAIFGAVFSGSADDKFFFGLSGMQYYTPTIAAVSVLGACYGQLAIVLAMRRQTGVLKRLHATPLPAWVYFTGLLVHCIVVSVVDVALVIGIGSLYDVPLPTHWGAIMLTLVLGAASFCALGVGVASLIKNSEAAPAVVQFIQFPLVFISGSYFPIHSEVLNNIAGLLPVKPFNDAMLAPFAQNSGYQWRDLAVLAAWGVVGALIAVRSFRWDPRPE
- a CDS encoding YceI family protein produces the protein MSLTEPHTRPGPADLAGAWTLEPSASSVEFTGRHFLLLPVTGSMPVRSGAAELDGEGRLGHLDVALDAAGFTTGNPRRDDAVRGPAFLDTQHHPLLRFDGETLATGEPWTVSGLLSVKGRAVPLVLTVDEVVPEGASTVVRASATVDRHACGVSAMRAMVGPRLRLRVTAVFVRA
- a CDS encoding thiopeptide-type bacteriocin biosynthesis protein, which codes for MTWSSWHLHLATTARSAHDRVLTDVIGPTIGELAPGTPWFFIRYWQAGPHLRLRIRDVDPDAYDRVEEQLRVRLADAGTLGPGEEPLDPDAYLEGAGALASAGEQGDDRHVRAMLAPGVHRADYDPEFDRYGGPALMPATEDLFRLSSELVLRLAPKAPAQAQRSLLALRGTMAAAAALGDTAERGYFYAHGLGAWRAWAGEAGYPDELLDSLTTITRDAGAKPVDPLAHGPFAHWHDRLAALTGDIREKSPTHPGMILFSHAHMLHNRLGLSLLEELRNYAWLAHVFPVTEGALA